In Fructilactobacillus cliffordii, a single genomic region encodes these proteins:
- the rsmH gene encoding 16S rRNA (cytosine(1402)-N(4))-methyltransferase RsmH: MTEFKHETVLLHEAVAGLNVQPAGVYVDCTLGGGGHSALILSHLTTGHLYAFDQDQTAIAYNESHLRPYLQKQEVTFIHDNFRNLKLDLATQGVRDVDGIVYDLGVSSPQFDDAERGFSYQRDARLDMRMDQRQSLDAYQVVNQWPYEDLVRIFFRYGEEKFSKQIARKIERERQQQPIETTTQLAELVKSAIPAAARRHGGNPSKRVFQAVRIAVNDELGALEESLEQALTLLKPRGRLAVITFQSLEERLVKRIFKEQTTIPDLPPNLPVIPAELEPHFRIVAKKPIRPSTAEQTENHRSHSAKLRIIERME, from the coding sequence ATGACCGAATTTAAGCACGAAACAGTATTATTACACGAAGCCGTAGCTGGATTAAACGTTCAACCAGCGGGCGTCTATGTGGACTGCACCCTTGGTGGGGGCGGACATAGTGCTTTGATTTTGTCGCATTTGACTACGGGCCATTTATATGCGTTTGATCAAGACCAAACCGCCATTGCCTACAATGAATCGCACCTGCGTCCTTATTTGCAGAAGCAAGAGGTCACCTTTATTCACGATAATTTTCGTAATTTAAAGCTGGATTTAGCCACTCAAGGGGTTAGGGATGTGGACGGAATCGTTTACGACCTCGGGGTTTCTTCACCCCAATTTGATGATGCTGAACGGGGATTTAGTTACCAACGAGACGCTCGGTTAGACATGCGAATGGACCAACGCCAAAGCTTGGATGCCTATCAAGTGGTGAATCAATGGCCCTATGAGGACTTAGTGCGAATTTTCTTTCGGTATGGAGAAGAAAAATTCTCCAAGCAGATTGCCCGTAAAATTGAGCGGGAACGTCAACAACAACCGATTGAAACGACCACGCAACTAGCTGAGTTAGTGAAATCTGCCATTCCAGCTGCTGCTCGTCGGCATGGTGGGAACCCATCAAAACGGGTTTTTCAAGCAGTTCGGATTGCAGTTAATGATGAACTGGGGGCTCTAGAGGAATCCCTGGAACAGGCGTTAACGCTTTTAAAACCGCGCGGACGCTTAGCCGTCATTACGTTTCAGTCATTGGAAGAGCGCCTGGTCAAACGGATTTTTAAAGAGCAAACCACGATTCCAGATTTGCCCCCTAACTTACCGGTGATTCCGGCAGAGTTAGAACCGCATTTCCGGATCGTTGCCAAAAAGCCAATTCGACCGAGTACGGCAGAACAAACTGAAAATCATCGTTCTCACAGCGCCAAGTTACGCATCATTGAAAGAATGGAGTAG
- a CDS encoding peptidoglycan D,D-transpeptidase FtsI family protein codes for MSTKQTKMNNQRKAVKTRRLAGRSFLVFAMVIFLLIIIFFAQKALFKTANGVNLSNRTQKLYNQTSIVHARRGTIYANNGQPLAENTNTYSVYAVLNHQQKDMKGNPQYVQDKARTARVLSDNLPISYEKAYQTLNPKHKTFQVEFGNAGNNISLSVKQKIQKEHLTGLNFIAQPARMYPNGVFASHIVGIASQQVDKKTKQTNLEGQMGIETSFEKYLKGTDGFRESQHDNYGYQIPSEKPKEKKPKNGKNVHTTIDPSLELLLENQMNQVDQDVHPKVLNAILMDAKTGEIKAAAQRPSFNPTTGQGLGDVWRDTLTQDLYEPGSTMKIFTMAASIDSGHYHGSDTYRSGTYKIGNQIVPDWNRNGWGTITYDKGFALSSNVAMAHLEENMGPETWKDYINRFQLLKNNSSNFDQQAMGSMQFERPIEQANTAFGQGIQVTALQMMQGFTAIANNGTMLKPRVIDKVMDAKNQQVVKSYPKKVVGHPISAATAEQMRKHMEDVVYKDYGIGHDFQIDGYRVAAKTGTAQVADDHGQYESGNDSYLYSVAGMAPAKHPRYIMYVTMKQPQLGDQPATKEIAKIFNVVMKKALDNDKNKTK; via the coding sequence ATGAGTACGAAACAAACGAAGATGAATAATCAAAGAAAAGCGGTTAAAACCAGACGGCTAGCGGGAAGAAGTTTCTTGGTTTTTGCTATGGTTATTTTCTTATTGATTATCATCTTTTTTGCGCAAAAGGCACTTTTTAAGACCGCTAATGGAGTTAATCTTTCGAATCGTACCCAAAAACTGTATAACCAAACTAGCATCGTGCACGCCCGACGAGGAACCATTTACGCCAACAACGGGCAACCGCTGGCTGAAAATACTAACACGTATTCGGTGTACGCCGTCCTGAATCATCAACAAAAGGATATGAAGGGGAATCCGCAATACGTTCAGGATAAAGCCAGAACGGCGCGCGTATTATCTGACAATTTGCCAATTTCGTATGAAAAGGCGTACCAGACGTTAAATCCCAAACATAAAACTTTTCAGGTAGAATTTGGGAACGCTGGGAATAACATTTCGCTGTCAGTGAAACAAAAGATTCAGAAAGAGCATTTGACTGGTTTGAACTTTATTGCTCAGCCAGCTCGGATGTATCCCAACGGGGTTTTTGCTTCCCATATTGTAGGGATTGCCTCGCAGCAGGTAGATAAAAAAACCAAACAAACCAATCTTGAAGGGCAAATGGGGATTGAAACCAGCTTTGAAAAATACCTCAAGGGGACGGATGGTTTTCGTGAGAGTCAGCATGATAACTATGGGTATCAAATCCCCTCGGAAAAACCCAAGGAAAAGAAACCGAAAAACGGAAAGAATGTGCACACTACCATCGATCCGAGCTTGGAACTATTGTTAGAAAATCAGATGAACCAGGTGGATCAAGATGTTCATCCCAAAGTTTTAAATGCTATTTTAATGGACGCTAAAACCGGAGAGATTAAGGCGGCTGCTCAACGACCCAGCTTTAATCCAACGACCGGTCAAGGACTAGGAGACGTTTGGAGAGATACGCTCACTCAAGATTTGTATGAACCGGGTTCGACCATGAAAATTTTTACGATGGCTGCCTCCATTGACAGTGGTCATTACCACGGTTCTGATACCTACCGTTCTGGGACGTACAAAATTGGGAATCAAATTGTTCCCGATTGGAACCGGAACGGTTGGGGAACCATTACCTATGACAAGGGATTCGCCTTGTCTAGTAATGTAGCGATGGCCCATTTGGAAGAGAATATGGGCCCAGAAACATGGAAAGATTACATCAATCGTTTCCAATTACTTAAAAACAATTCATCAAACTTTGACCAACAAGCGATGGGATCAATGCAGTTTGAACGACCAATTGAGCAAGCAAACACGGCCTTTGGACAGGGGATTCAGGTTACAGCCCTGCAGATGATGCAAGGGTTCACCGCCATTGCTAATAACGGAACTATGCTGAAACCGCGAGTGATTGATAAGGTGATGGATGCCAAAAATCAGCAAGTGGTAAAAAGCTATCCGAAGAAAGTTGTTGGTCATCCAATTTCAGCGGCAACTGCTGAGCAAATGCGCAAGCACATGGAAGACGTTGTTTACAAGGATTACGGCATTGGTCATGACTTTCAGATTGATGGTTACAGGGTGGCCGCCAAAACGGGAACTGCTCAGGTAGCAGATGACCATGGTCAGTATGAAAGTGGCAACGATAGTTATCTGTATTCCGTGGCTGGAATGGCACCAGCTAAGCATCCGCGTTATATTATGTATGTGACGATGAAGCAGCCCCAGTTGGGTGATCAACCAGCCACCAAGGAAATTGCTAAAATCTTTAACGTGGTTATGAAAAAGGCTCTTGATAATGATAAAAATAAGACGAAATAG
- the mraY gene encoding phospho-N-acetylmuramoyl-pentapeptide-transferase, whose protein sequence is MDGILPLVVGFALTLGFTPLLIKYFREKNEGQMIREEGPSWHEKKSGTPTMGGLGFVTAIILTGLVIGMLTHQLNSVLLILLFVLLFFGLIGMWDDSIKLFRRQNEGFKAWQKFALQVFGSLVFAAGYYVWGFPMSLRFFGVGEVHLGILYVLFVVFWLTGFSNAVNLTDGLDGLVSGLSAIAFAAYGIIAQVQGQYEVELFCWAVFGSVLAFLLFNHKPAQIFMGDMGSLALGAALAAVSILLHHELSLLWIGLVFVLETMSVILQVGSFKLTGKRIFKMTPIHHSFEMIGWSEWKIDLAFWSVGLFTAVTGVLTMI, encoded by the coding sequence ATGGATGGAATATTACCCCTCGTGGTGGGATTCGCTTTAACCCTCGGTTTTACCCCCCTCTTAATTAAATATTTTCGTGAAAAAAACGAGGGACAAATGATTCGTGAGGAAGGCCCAAGCTGGCACGAAAAAAAGAGTGGAACGCCAACAATGGGGGGATTGGGCTTTGTGACCGCCATCATTTTAACCGGATTAGTAATTGGAATGTTAACCCACCAGTTAAATTCCGTCCTATTGATTCTGTTATTTGTGTTACTATTCTTCGGATTAATCGGAATGTGGGATGATAGCATCAAACTATTCCGTCGCCAAAACGAAGGCTTTAAGGCTTGGCAAAAATTTGCCTTGCAAGTCTTTGGTTCATTGGTGTTTGCCGCTGGCTACTACGTCTGGGGTTTCCCGATGTCGCTGCGTTTCTTTGGCGTCGGGGAAGTACACCTCGGTATTCTGTATGTCCTATTCGTTGTTTTCTGGTTAACCGGCTTTTCTAATGCCGTGAACCTAACCGACGGACTAGATGGATTGGTAAGTGGGTTGAGTGCCATTGCCTTTGCCGCTTACGGAATCATTGCTCAGGTTCAGGGTCAGTACGAAGTGGAACTTTTCTGCTGGGCTGTGTTTGGATCTGTTTTGGCATTTCTCCTGTTTAACCATAAGCCTGCCCAAATTTTCATGGGAGACATGGGATCTTTGGCCTTGGGAGCTGCGTTAGCTGCGGTTTCCATTTTGCTTCATCACGAATTATCCCTACTGTGGATTGGTTTGGTATTCGTTTTAGAAACCATGAGCGTGATTTTACAGGTTGGATCCTTTAAACTAACTGGCAAGCGGATTTTTAAAATGACGCCCATTCACCATAGTTTTGAAATGATTGGTTGGAGCGAATGGAAAATCGATTTGGCCTTTTGGTCCGTGGGGTTATTTACTGCTGTAACTGGTGTCTTGACAATGATTTAA
- the murD gene encoding UDP-N-acetylmuramoyl-L-alanine--D-glutamate ligase produces MREINDYRDKNVLVFGAGMSGTNAALLLVKLGANVTLTDAKPVAEIADYDRLLKAGVKVVAGSSPESLVEKADLMVKNPGIPYTVSLVQAALRKPIPIICEVELAAEISSAPIVGVTGSNGKTTTTTMISEMLTAGMSDGTAYRAGNIGIPATQVAERATSRDQIVMELSSFMLLGITKLHPHIAVITNIYSNHLDYHKTRENYVAAKMQITKNQTERDFLVMNFDQPEWRKLSQQSKALVVPFSAQGNYEDGAYQSRGKLYFRDEFIMNTADLKVSGEPNVENALAAIAVAKLSGVPNDKIIEVLRTFSGVRHRNQYVLTAAGREFYNDSKATDIEATQMALAGMQKPVILIAGGLDRGYTFEKLEPEFRDHVRGLVVYGETAELLKQAGTAAGVSDIKVVNNLDEAVSAAYDLSQPGDVVLLSPANASWDQFASYEERGDRFIADVEKLTGQREEK; encoded by the coding sequence ATGCGAGAGATTAATGACTATCGAGATAAAAATGTATTAGTGTTTGGAGCTGGCATGAGTGGAACGAACGCCGCCTTGTTGCTAGTGAAATTAGGAGCCAACGTAACACTCACGGATGCTAAACCAGTAGCAGAAATTGCTGACTACGACCGCTTGTTAAAGGCCGGGGTCAAAGTGGTAGCTGGATCATCACCGGAAAGTCTGGTAGAAAAAGCCGATTTAATGGTAAAAAATCCAGGAATTCCATACACGGTTTCGTTAGTGCAGGCTGCTTTGCGTAAGCCGATTCCAATTATCTGTGAAGTTGAACTGGCTGCCGAAATCTCTAGTGCTCCCATCGTGGGTGTAACCGGAAGCAACGGTAAAACTACCACTACCACGATGATTAGCGAAATGTTAACTGCGGGGATGAGTGATGGAACGGCCTACCGGGCGGGAAACATTGGCATTCCGGCAACTCAAGTCGCTGAACGGGCTACGAGTCGCGACCAAATCGTGATGGAATTGTCGAGTTTTATGTTGCTTGGGATTACCAAACTTCATCCGCACATTGCCGTAATCACTAATATTTACTCAAACCACCTAGATTATCACAAGACTCGCGAAAACTACGTGGCAGCCAAGATGCAGATTACTAAGAATCAAACGGAACGCGATTTCTTGGTCATGAACTTCGATCAACCAGAATGGCGGAAGCTCAGTCAACAAAGTAAGGCGCTCGTGGTGCCATTTTCGGCGCAGGGCAACTATGAAGACGGAGCCTACCAAAGCCGCGGTAAATTGTACTTCCGGGACGAATTCATTATGAACACCGCTGATTTGAAGGTTAGTGGAGAACCAAACGTCGAAAATGCGCTGGCTGCGATTGCGGTTGCTAAGTTATCTGGAGTACCTAATGACAAGATTATCGAAGTCTTACGAACTTTTTCTGGGGTGCGCCATCGGAACCAGTACGTATTAACGGCTGCAGGACGTGAATTTTATAACGATTCCAAGGCAACTGACATCGAAGCCACTCAAATGGCATTAGCCGGTATGCAAAAACCAGTTATTTTGATTGCCGGAGGCTTGGATCGGGGGTACACATTTGAAAAACTGGAACCCGAATTTCGTGATCACGTCCGCGGATTGGTGGTCTATGGTGAAACCGCTGAATTATTAAAACAAGCGGGGACCGCTGCTGGAGTTTCTGACATTAAAGTTGTAAACAACCTCGACGAAGCTGTCTCCGCGGCTTACGACCTCAGTCAACCGGGCGATGTGGTGCTACTGTCGCCTGCTAATGCGAGTTGGGATCAATTTGCGAGTTATGAAGAACGGGGAGATCGCTTTATCGCGGATGTAGAAAAACTAACCGGTCAACGAGAGGAGAAATAA
- the murG gene encoding undecaprenyldiphospho-muramoylpentapeptide beta-N-acetylglucosaminyltransferase, giving the protein MKMIVSGGGTGGHIYPALALVEALQRQDAGAQVLYVGSKRGLEKKIVPEKGIAFRELKIQGFKRKLFSLYNFETVYLFLKSVQAAKRIIKQFHPDVVVGTGGYVSGAVLYAAAKMGIPTVIHEQNSVVGWTNKFLSRYVDKIAIAFDEARSQFPEDKVIFTGNPRAQQVAEIKSNFQWSELGLQNDLPTVLVFGGSQGALKLNEAMVAAIPKFNHRDYQVVFVTGENRYDGVMESLKKIPINDNVKVVPYISNMPEVLPKVDLIVGRAGATSLAEITADGIPSILIPSPYVTADHQTKNAMSLVNQHAALLETEAELSAPTLLKKIDHLMNNPQERQTMAANARKLGVADAADQLLDVCREAIRQHQG; this is encoded by the coding sequence ATGAAGATGATTGTTTCCGGCGGGGGAACCGGAGGACATATTTACCCGGCCCTGGCGTTGGTAGAAGCATTACAACGTCAAGACGCTGGCGCCCAGGTTTTATACGTAGGGTCCAAACGCGGACTGGAAAAAAAAATCGTTCCCGAAAAGGGAATTGCCTTTCGTGAACTAAAGATTCAGGGGTTTAAACGAAAGTTGTTTTCTCTATACAACTTTGAAACTGTGTATCTCTTCTTAAAGAGTGTGCAGGCCGCTAAACGAATTATTAAGCAGTTTCATCCTGACGTTGTGGTTGGAACTGGAGGCTACGTTTCTGGAGCAGTCCTGTATGCAGCTGCTAAGATGGGGATTCCAACTGTCATTCACGAACAAAATAGCGTGGTGGGGTGGACGAACAAGTTTCTGAGCCGCTACGTCGATAAAATTGCAATTGCCTTTGACGAGGCTCGTTCTCAGTTTCCCGAAGATAAAGTGATCTTTACGGGGAATCCGCGGGCCCAGCAGGTGGCTGAAATTAAGAGTAACTTTCAGTGGTCCGAATTAGGATTACAGAATGATTTACCGACAGTGTTGGTCTTTGGCGGGAGCCAGGGAGCGTTGAAGTTAAACGAGGCCATGGTGGCAGCCATTCCGAAATTTAACCATCGGGACTACCAAGTGGTTTTCGTTACGGGGGAAAACCGGTATGATGGGGTCATGGAGAGCTTGAAAAAGATCCCCATTAACGACAATGTGAAAGTGGTTCCTTACATTAGTAACATGCCGGAGGTGTTACCAAAGGTAGACTTGATTGTAGGTCGAGCTGGGGCAACCAGCCTAGCTGAAATCACCGCCGATGGAATCCCCTCAATCTTGATTCCGAGTCCGTACGTGACTGCCGATCATCAAACTAAGAACGCCATGAGTCTGGTTAACCAACATGCGGCATTACTAGAGACGGAAGCCGAATTAAGTGCGCCGACGCTACTGAAAAAGATTGATCACTTAATGAACAATCCTCAGGAACGGCAAACGATGGCAGCAAACGCTCGGAAACTCGGCGTAGCTGATGCTGCGGATCAATTACTGGATGTGTGCCGGGAAGCAATTCGGCAGCACCAAGGATAA
- the ftsA gene encoding cell division protein FtsA produces the protein MKESDIYVGLDIGTTSIKAIVAQTIDGQTNIIGVGNEPSAGVSRGIIVDIDKAAQAIRGTLEQAEAKSGVKISSVIVGLPADRVSIDRCSGMISLADSTNEINNQDIQTVTKAAISNNLPQEREVINLLPEEFKIGEFDDIADPRGMVGARLELNGRLVTGPKTIIHNVRKAVNQAGVTIDQLVVGAEAEGKTALSDSEQDFGTILLDLGGGQSTAAVIHDHELKYIDVDHEGGQYITKDISSVLNISLADADNIKREYGIADAQYADADNEFSIEVVGQSQPRKINEKLLAEIIEARLDQILGRLKDKLAAANALGMPGGIVLTGGVASMPKIAELAANTFGMNVRVYVPDKMGLRHPSFALGLSLVNYATQMSDVEQVIYDVFSTTSHAEPAANFESESEQDPEQYQDDAPVTDEADDSSFFSRRGQSQQQKKRKKNNFGFSLKNFFE, from the coding sequence ATGAAAGAATCAGATATTTACGTTGGCTTGGATATCGGGACCACTTCAATTAAAGCAATTGTTGCGCAGACTATTGATGGTCAAACGAATATAATTGGAGTTGGCAACGAACCATCGGCTGGGGTAAGCCGGGGGATTATTGTTGATATTGATAAAGCCGCCCAAGCCATTCGGGGGACCTTAGAGCAAGCAGAAGCAAAATCTGGGGTCAAGATTAGTAGTGTTATTGTTGGCCTACCAGCTGATCGGGTTAGCATTGACCGTTGCTCTGGAATGATTAGTTTAGCTGACAGCACGAACGAAATTAACAATCAAGATATTCAAACGGTTACCAAAGCCGCCATTTCTAACAACCTTCCCCAAGAGCGGGAAGTCATCAACTTGTTACCGGAGGAGTTTAAAATTGGCGAATTTGACGACATCGCAGATCCTCGCGGTATGGTGGGGGCGCGCTTAGAACTAAATGGGCGCTTGGTTACGGGCCCCAAAACGATTATTCATAACGTCCGCAAAGCCGTGAACCAGGCGGGGGTTACCATCGACCAACTAGTAGTTGGCGCAGAGGCCGAAGGTAAGACGGCCTTGTCGGATTCGGAACAAGACTTTGGAACGATTTTACTGGATTTGGGCGGGGGTCAATCGACTGCAGCTGTTATTCATGACCATGAACTCAAGTACATAGATGTTGACCACGAAGGCGGACAGTACATAACCAAGGACATCTCCTCCGTGTTAAACATTTCGCTTGCAGATGCCGATAACATTAAGCGGGAATACGGAATTGCTGATGCACAGTATGCGGACGCTGATAATGAATTTTCAATTGAAGTGGTGGGTCAAAGCCAACCACGTAAAATTAACGAAAAATTATTGGCAGAAATCATTGAGGCTCGGCTTGACCAAATCTTAGGTCGGTTGAAGGATAAGCTGGCCGCTGCCAACGCCCTAGGCATGCCTGGTGGGATTGTGTTGACCGGTGGAGTGGCTTCAATGCCAAAGATTGCTGAACTGGCTGCAAACACTTTTGGGATGAACGTCCGGGTCTATGTCCCAGACAAGATGGGCTTACGGCACCCTTCGTTTGCTCTTGGGTTGTCTTTGGTTAACTACGCAACCCAGATGAGTGATGTAGAACAGGTGATTTACGACGTCTTTTCAACAACCAGTCACGCTGAACCAGCCGCTAACTTTGAGTCGGAATCAGAACAAGATCCTGAGCAATACCAGGACGACGCCCCAGTCACTGACGAAGCGGACGACTCTTCTTTCTTTTCGCGGCGCGGTCAATCACAACAACAGAAGAAACGCAAAAAGAACAACTTTGGTTTCTCTTTGAAGAATTTCTTTGAATAA
- the ftsZ gene encoding cell division protein FtsZ — MDYAMDQNTGTGANIKVIGVGGGGGNAVNRMIEDGVQGVEFIAANTDLQALDASKAETKINLGPKLTKGLGAGSNPEVGAKAAEESQEDITNALKGADMVFVTAGMGGGTGNGAAPIIAKIAKQAGALTVAVVTRPFTFEGPARAHNASEGLAALKQNVDTMVVISNNQVLEMADKKTSFLGALHDADNVLRQGVQGISDLITRPGYVNLDFADVTTIMKDKGTALMGVGSASGENRAPEATKKAINSPLLEVSIDGAKQVLLNITGGPDLGIFEAQDAANIIRDATSDDTNIIFGTSIDEGMGDEIRVSVIATGIDDDSGDITDVKSIQNATRSSENVVHPDQNSQVVQPNQSATPNSETQQQRAEPDQRFQNVEKKEFEPFNTGDQATDDDQKNDDIPPFNFKYRNQ, encoded by the coding sequence ATGGATTACGCAATGGATCAAAACACAGGAACGGGTGCCAACATCAAAGTCATCGGGGTCGGTGGCGGTGGTGGCAATGCCGTCAATCGGATGATTGAAGATGGAGTACAAGGCGTCGAATTTATCGCCGCTAACACCGATTTACAGGCTCTTGATGCGTCCAAAGCAGAAACAAAAATTAACTTAGGACCAAAGCTTACCAAGGGATTGGGAGCTGGCTCGAACCCAGAGGTCGGTGCGAAAGCTGCCGAAGAAAGTCAAGAAGACATCACTAACGCCTTAAAGGGTGCCGACATGGTCTTTGTGACTGCCGGAATGGGTGGAGGAACTGGAAACGGAGCTGCTCCGATTATTGCAAAGATTGCAAAACAAGCGGGCGCTTTGACCGTTGCCGTAGTGACTCGGCCCTTCACCTTTGAAGGTCCAGCCCGGGCGCATAACGCCAGCGAAGGTTTGGCCGCTTTGAAGCAAAATGTGGACACAATGGTGGTGATTTCTAACAACCAAGTGCTCGAAATGGCTGATAAGAAGACATCCTTCCTGGGGGCCTTGCATGATGCTGATAACGTGCTCCGGCAAGGCGTACAAGGAATTTCAGACCTGATTACGCGGCCAGGTTACGTAAACTTGGACTTCGCTGACGTGACAACCATCATGAAGGACAAGGGGACCGCTTTAATGGGCGTGGGTTCTGCTAGCGGCGAAAACCGGGCACCAGAAGCCACCAAAAAAGCGATTAACTCACCGCTGTTGGAAGTTTCCATCGACGGCGCTAAACAGGTCTTGCTAAACATTACCGGTGGTCCAGACTTAGGAATCTTTGAAGCCCAGGATGCAGCTAACATCATTCGGGACGCTACTTCTGACGATACAAACATCATTTTCGGAACTTCGATTGATGAAGGGATGGGTGACGAAATTCGCGTTTCCGTGATTGCCACGGGCATTGACGATGATTCTGGTGACATTACGGATGTCAAATCAATCCAAAATGCTACTCGTTCTAGTGAAAACGTGGTGCATCCCGACCAAAACAGTCAGGTTGTTCAACCCAACCAATCGGCAACACCCAACTCAGAAACGCAACAACAACGTGCCGAACCAGACCAGCGGTTCCAAAACGTAGAAAAGAAAGAGTTTGAACCGTTTAATACGGGGGATCAAGCAACAGATGATGATCAAAAAAACGATGACATCCCGCCGTTTAACTTTAAGTATCGAAATCAATAA
- a CDS encoding cell division protein SepF, with protein MPKGIFNNFFGNEDEDEIDSYPQEPTTPTVKKNPRKVLSMNDNRMPDSKINILEPRIFADAKNIANKLINGDAVLIRMENVDSTTIRRIVDFITGTIYAIEGDLQQIDEKVYLCTPQNYVVNGDVKSQIYDRSEKK; from the coding sequence ATGCCTAAGGGTATTTTTAATAATTTTTTTGGCAACGAGGACGAAGACGAAATTGATAGTTATCCGCAAGAACCAACCACGCCCACAGTGAAGAAGAACCCACGAAAGGTGCTTTCTATGAACGATAATCGGATGCCTGATAGTAAAATTAACATCTTAGAACCTCGGATTTTTGCCGACGCGAAAAACATTGCCAACAAGTTGATTAACGGCGATGCGGTCTTAATTCGAATGGAAAACGTTGATAGCACCACGATTCGGCGGATTGTTGATTTCATTACTGGTACCATCTACGCCATTGAAGGGGATTTGCAACAGATTGACGAAAAAGTTTACTTGTGCACGCCTCAAAACTACGTAGTTAATGGTGACGTGAAAAGTCAAATCTACGACCGTTCGGAGAAAAAATAA
- a CDS encoding YggT family protein, translated as MANVINLIAVTLGYLIDIYSYLIVAWALLTWLPGASQSKLGQLINRVVEPFVSYFNFARIGMIGFGPVLAILALWFIKIGVNGIAGFLINLVG; from the coding sequence ATGGCCAATGTGATTAACTTAATTGCGGTCACTTTGGGCTATCTGATTGATATTTATAGTTATCTAATTGTGGCCTGGGCGCTACTAACGTGGTTACCTGGTGCTAGTCAATCGAAGTTGGGGCAGTTAATTAACCGCGTTGTGGAACCGTTTGTGTCGTACTTCAACTTTGCCCGGATTGGAATGATTGGGTTCGGTCCGGTGCTAGCCATCCTAGCGCTCTGGTTCATTAAAATCGGAGTCAATGGAATTGCTGGCTTCCTGATTAACTTGGTTGGTTAA
- a CDS encoding RNA-binding protein, whose protein sequence is MGLSENVTQHFRSSELPFLRQASDLLERAQTEYRPILTDFLNARERYLLTTLVNRQTEIHIQTDGGYLHAEMQRALLFPEYFTPKSSDFELALLEINYPVKFATLEHRQVLGSLMGSGIERNVLGDIITDRTRWQLITKQEIAPYLQQMVTEMGRTKVKLEQRTFTELLHVQDDFQSVHTTLPSLRIDVVIATLFRISRAVAKDLVTRGKVRLNWFTYDKPDYELALHDLVSVRGFGRIKLNENDGFSKKGKIKAEFDVIKNK, encoded by the coding sequence ATGGGACTCTCTGAGAACGTTACCCAACATTTTCGTTCAAGTGAGTTACCATTCCTGCGCCAGGCTAGTGACTTGCTGGAACGAGCCCAGACCGAGTATCGTCCAATTCTGACCGATTTTTTAAACGCACGGGAACGGTATTTACTCACGACCCTTGTGAACCGGCAAACAGAGATCCACATCCAAACCGATGGTGGGTATCTACATGCTGAAATGCAACGGGCGCTTCTGTTCCCGGAGTACTTTACCCCGAAGAGCTCGGACTTTGAGCTCGCGTTACTAGAGATTAACTACCCGGTTAAGTTTGCGACGCTTGAGCATCGGCAGGTGCTCGGATCTTTGATGGGAAGTGGGATTGAGCGTAACGTGTTAGGCGACATCATCACCGACCGAACCCGTTGGCAGCTAATTACCAAGCAGGAAATTGCACCGTACTTGCAACAGATGGTGACCGAGATGGGACGAACTAAGGTTAAGTTAGAGCAGCGGACGTTTACGGAACTATTACATGTTCAAGATGACTTCCAATCGGTGCACACAACGCTCCCCTCGCTCCGAATCGATGTGGTAATTGCCACGTTGTTCCGAATTTCACGGGCGGTGGCGAAGGACTTAGTGACCCGCGGAAAGGTGCGCTTAAACTGGTTTACGTACGACAAACCTGATTACGAGTTGGCGCTGCACGATTTGGTATCAGTGCGGGGTTTTGGTCGAATTAAACTGAACGAAAATGACGGATTTTCCAAAAAAGGTAAAATTAAAGCAGAGTTTGATGTGATAAAAAATAAGTGA